In a single window of the Streptacidiphilus sp. P02-A3a genome:
- a CDS encoding LON peptidase substrate-binding domain-containing protein: protein MTERLPLFPLGTVLYPGLVLPLSAFEERYRRLVADLLAGPEPYRFGVVAIRDGQEVAPTGVEGGNPALAGLGADPARSLFDVGCTAEVASAESRPDGGYDLLVTGTTRFRTLSYDTSGPYLTAEVERVVEEAGPEAGALAQGVERTFRAYQRRLAGAREASVAGVQELPDDPMVLSYLVAAASVLTLRDKQRLLAADTASTRLTAELELLRRETAVLAKLPSLPAVELARQTFHPN from the coding sequence GTGACGGAACGGCTCCCCCTCTTTCCCCTCGGCACGGTGCTCTACCCGGGCCTGGTGCTGCCCCTGTCGGCCTTCGAGGAGCGCTACCGCCGTCTGGTCGCGGACCTGCTCGCGGGCCCCGAGCCGTACCGCTTCGGCGTGGTGGCGATCCGCGACGGCCAGGAGGTGGCCCCCACCGGCGTCGAGGGCGGCAACCCGGCGCTGGCCGGGCTCGGCGCGGACCCGGCGCGGTCGCTGTTCGACGTGGGCTGCACCGCCGAGGTCGCCTCCGCCGAGTCCCGCCCGGACGGCGGCTACGACCTGCTGGTGACCGGGACCACCCGGTTCCGCACGCTGTCGTACGACACCTCGGGCCCCTACCTGACCGCCGAGGTGGAGCGGGTGGTGGAGGAGGCCGGGCCGGAGGCCGGGGCGCTGGCGCAGGGCGTGGAGCGGACCTTCCGGGCGTACCAGCGGCGACTGGCGGGGGCCCGCGAGGCCAGCGTCGCCGGGGTGCAGGAGCTGCCGGACGATCCGATGGTGCTGTCGTACCTGGTGGCCGCCGCGTCCGTGCTGACCCTGCGGGACAAGCAGCGGCTGCTCGCCGCGGACACCGCCAGCACCCGGCTGACCGCCGAGCTGGAGCTGCTGCGGCGGGAGACGGCGGTACTGGCCAAACTGCCCTCGCTGCCGGCGGTGGAGCTGGCCCGGCAGACCTTCCACCCGAACTGA
- the hisD gene encoding histidinol dehydrogenase yields the protein MISRIDLRGSTEDLRGKLPRAEFDVEAALDKVRPICEDVRHRGVAALIEITERFDGVRLDDIRVPRAAIDDALAQLDPKVRAALEESIRRARLVHRAQRRTDHTTQVVPGGTVSERWVPVDRVGLYVPGGLAVYPSSVVMNVVPAQEAGVTSLALSSPPQKEFGGLPHPTILAACALLGVDEVYAVGGAQAVAMFAYGAGSCHPVNLVTGPGNIWVAAAKRLLKGVIGIDAEAGPTEIAILADATADPVHVAADLISQAEHDPMAASVLVTDSVELADAVAAELPGQVAATKHSERITESLGGRQSGIVLVDSLEQGLEVVNAYAAEHLEIQTADAAAVAARVRNAGAVFVGAYAPVSLGDYAAGSNHVLPTGGCACHSSGLSVQSFLRGIHVVEYSREALAEVAGHVVTLADAEDLPGHGAAVRARFDWTVPEASEPDA from the coding sequence GTGATTTCGCGAATCGACCTCCGAGGCTCCACCGAAGACCTGCGCGGCAAGCTGCCGCGAGCCGAGTTCGACGTCGAGGCCGCCCTGGACAAGGTGCGGCCGATCTGCGAGGACGTCCGCCATCGCGGCGTCGCGGCGCTGATCGAGATCACCGAGCGCTTCGACGGGGTACGGCTGGACGACATCCGGGTGCCGCGGGCGGCCATCGACGACGCCCTCGCCCAGCTCGACCCCAAGGTCAGGGCCGCGCTGGAGGAGTCCATCCGGCGGGCCAGGCTGGTCCACCGCGCGCAGCGCCGGACCGACCACACCACCCAGGTCGTGCCCGGTGGCACGGTCAGCGAGCGCTGGGTCCCGGTCGACCGGGTCGGCCTGTACGTGCCCGGCGGACTCGCCGTCTACCCGTCATCCGTTGTGATGAACGTGGTCCCGGCGCAGGAGGCCGGGGTCACCTCGCTGGCGCTGTCCTCGCCGCCGCAGAAGGAGTTCGGCGGCCTGCCGCACCCGACCATCCTGGCCGCCTGCGCGCTGCTCGGCGTGGACGAGGTGTATGCGGTCGGCGGCGCCCAGGCGGTGGCGATGTTCGCCTACGGCGCGGGCTCCTGCCACCCGGTCAACCTGGTCACCGGCCCCGGCAACATCTGGGTCGCCGCCGCCAAGCGGCTGCTCAAGGGCGTCATCGGGATCGACGCCGAGGCCGGGCCGACCGAGATCGCGATCCTCGCCGACGCCACCGCCGACCCGGTGCACGTCGCCGCCGACCTGATCAGCCAGGCCGAGCACGACCCGATGGCCGCCTCGGTGCTGGTCACCGACTCGGTCGAGCTGGCCGACGCGGTCGCCGCCGAACTGCCGGGCCAGGTCGCCGCCACCAAGCACAGCGAGCGGATCACCGAGTCGCTGGGCGGACGCCAGTCCGGCATCGTCCTGGTCGACTCGCTGGAGCAGGGCCTGGAGGTGGTCAACGCCTACGCCGCCGAGCACCTGGAGATCCAGACCGCCGACGCCGCCGCCGTCGCCGCCCGGGTCCGCAACGCGGGCGCGGTCTTCGTCGGCGCCTACGCGCCGGTCTCGCTCGGCGACTACGCGGCCGGGTCCAACCACGTGCTGCCGACCGGCGGCTGCGCCTGCCACTCCTCCGGCCTGAGCGTGCAGTCCTTCCTGCGCGGGATCCACGTGGTCGAGTACAGCCGCGAGGCCCTGGCCGAGGTCGCCGGGCACGTGGTCACCCTCGCCGACGCCGAGGACCTGCCCGGGCACGGCGCCGCCGTGCGCGCCCGCTTCGACTGGACAGTCCCTGAGGCATCGGAGCCGGACGCATGA
- a CDS encoding histidinol-phosphate transaminase has protein sequence MRIDDLPIRDELKGKSPYGAPQLDVPVLLNTNENPYPLPEALVARIAERVAEAARGLNRYPDRDAVELRQGLADYLTRSTGHPVRREQVWAANGSNEILQQLLQTFGGPGRSALGFSPTYQMHDLISRGTGTGWSQGPRNADFTVDLDAALAAIAERRPDVLFVCSPNNPTGTAVARETVLALYQAAQAVKPTLVIVDEAYTEFSHQPSLLPLIEGRPLLVVTRTMSKAFGAAGLRLGYLAADPAVVDAVQLVRLPYHLSSVTQATALAALEFTDTLLGYVDRLKRERDRIVTELRAMGLAVTDSDANFVQFGEFQDSHGVWQAILDHGVLVRDNGVPGWLRVTAGTPAENDAFLDAVRVVTKNSGVTKN, from the coding sequence ATGAGGATCGACGACCTTCCCATCCGCGACGAGCTCAAGGGCAAGTCGCCGTACGGCGCCCCGCAACTGGACGTCCCGGTCCTGCTGAACACCAACGAGAACCCGTACCCGCTGCCCGAGGCGCTGGTCGCGCGGATCGCCGAGCGGGTCGCCGAGGCCGCCCGCGGCCTCAACCGCTACCCCGACCGGGACGCCGTCGAGCTGCGCCAGGGCCTGGCCGACTACCTGACCCGGAGCACCGGGCACCCGGTCCGCCGGGAGCAGGTCTGGGCCGCCAACGGCTCCAACGAGATCCTGCAGCAGCTGCTGCAGACCTTCGGCGGCCCCGGCCGCAGCGCGCTGGGCTTCTCCCCGACGTACCAGATGCACGACCTGATCTCGCGCGGCACCGGCACCGGCTGGAGCCAGGGCCCGCGCAACGCCGACTTCACCGTCGACCTGGACGCCGCGCTCGCGGCCATCGCCGAGCGGCGCCCGGACGTGCTCTTCGTCTGCTCGCCGAACAATCCCACCGGCACCGCCGTCGCCCGGGAGACCGTGCTGGCGCTGTACCAGGCCGCGCAGGCGGTCAAGCCGACGCTGGTGATCGTCGACGAGGCGTACACCGAGTTCTCGCACCAGCCCTCGCTGCTGCCGCTGATCGAGGGCCGCCCGCTGCTGGTGGTCACCCGCACCATGTCCAAGGCCTTCGGCGCGGCCGGGCTGCGGCTCGGCTACCTCGCCGCCGACCCGGCGGTGGTGGACGCGGTGCAACTGGTCCGGCTGCCCTACCACCTGTCCTCGGTCACCCAGGCGACCGCGCTGGCCGCGCTGGAGTTCACCGACACCCTGCTCGGCTACGTGGACCGGCTCAAGCGGGAGCGCGACCGGATCGTCACCGAGCTGCGCGCGATGGGTCTCGCGGTCACCGACTCGGACGCCAACTTCGTGCAGTTCGGCGAGTTCCAGGACAGCCACGGGGTCTGGCAGGCGATCCTCGACCACGGCGTGCTGGTCCGCGACAACGGCGTCCCCGGCTGGCTCCGGGTCACCGCGGGGACGCCCGCGGAGAACGACGCCTTCCTCGACGCGGTCCGCGTCGTCACCAAGAACTCCGGCGTCACCAAGAACTAG
- the hisB gene encoding imidazoleglycerol-phosphate dehydratase HisB has translation MTRIGRVERTTKETSVKVEIDLDGHGRTDISTGVGFYDHMLDQLGRHGLFDLTVKTDGDLHIDTHHTIEDTALALGAAFKQALGDKVGIYRFGNCTVPLDESLAQVTVDLSGRPYLVHTEPEGMAPMIGAYDTTMTRHILESFVAQAQIALHVHVPYGRNAHHIVECQFKALARALRYASELDPRAAGILPSTKGAL, from the coding sequence ATGACCCGCATAGGGCGCGTGGAGCGCACCACCAAGGAGACCTCCGTCAAGGTCGAGATCGACCTCGACGGGCACGGCCGGACGGACATCAGCACCGGTGTCGGCTTCTACGACCACATGCTGGACCAGCTCGGCCGCCACGGCCTGTTCGACCTCACCGTCAAGACCGACGGCGACCTGCACATCGACACCCACCACACGATCGAGGACACCGCGCTCGCCCTGGGCGCGGCCTTCAAGCAGGCCCTCGGCGACAAGGTGGGCATCTACCGCTTCGGCAACTGCACCGTCCCGCTGGACGAGTCGCTCGCCCAGGTGACCGTCGACCTGTCCGGCCGCCCCTACCTGGTGCACACCGAGCCCGAGGGCATGGCGCCGATGATCGGCGCCTACGACACCACCATGACCCGGCACATCCTGGAGTCATTCGTAGCCCAGGCGCAGATCGCCCTGCACGTCCACGTACCGTATGGACGCAATGCCCACCACATTGTCGAGTGCCAGTTCAAGGCGCTCGCCCGGGCGCTGCGGTACGCCAGCGAGCTGGACCCGCGAGCGGCCGGGATCCTCCCGTCGACCAAGGGCGCCCTGTAA
- the hisH gene encoding imidazole glycerol phosphate synthase subunit HisH encodes MTKHVVVLDYGSGNLRSAQRALERVGAEVEVTSDFQAALDADGLLVPGVGAFAACMEGLRAVRGDRVIGRRLAGGRPVLGICVGMQILFARGVEHGVETEGCDEWPGTVEPLRAPIVPHMGWNTVEAAAGSTLFAGLPEDARYYFVHSYAVRTWELPPIEQLRAPRVTWAEHGEPFVAAVENGPLAATQFHPEKSGDAGATLLKNWISTL; translated from the coding sequence ATGACGAAGCACGTGGTCGTCCTCGACTACGGCTCCGGCAACCTCCGCTCCGCGCAGCGGGCCCTGGAACGGGTCGGCGCCGAGGTCGAGGTGACCTCCGACTTCCAGGCCGCGCTGGACGCCGACGGCCTGCTGGTACCCGGCGTGGGCGCGTTCGCCGCCTGCATGGAGGGGCTGCGCGCGGTCCGCGGCGACCGGGTCATCGGCCGCCGGCTGGCCGGCGGACGCCCGGTGCTGGGCATCTGCGTCGGGATGCAGATCCTGTTCGCGCGCGGCGTCGAGCACGGCGTGGAGACCGAGGGCTGCGACGAGTGGCCCGGCACGGTCGAGCCGCTGCGCGCGCCGATCGTCCCGCACATGGGCTGGAACACGGTCGAGGCCGCCGCCGGGAGCACCCTGTTCGCGGGCCTGCCCGAGGACGCCCGCTACTACTTCGTGCACTCCTACGCCGTCCGGACCTGGGAGCTGCCCCCGATCGAGCAGCTGCGCGCGCCGCGGGTCACCTGGGCCGAGCACGGCGAGCCGTTCGTCGCCGCCGTGGAGAACGGCCCGCTGGCGGCGACGCAGTTCCACCCCGAGAAGTCCGGCGACGCCGGTGCGACCCTGCTGAAGAACTGGATCTCCACGCTGTGA